The Ciona intestinalis chromosome 9, KH, whole genome shotgun sequence genome contains the following window.
acttttttattcgCTTACGTTCCGCGTTTGTAACTTCATGGGTggctgtttttttacatttttgaatACACCTGACTGTGTTAgctaaataatttttaaaatacatggaCTACAGCTTTATGTTACGTAGTGATTTTGTTGTCGCATATTGGTGATGCACAGttgtagtatagtagggtggggaagacgggacacctttagcacttaataacaaaatgtccggatcgtgttttaaacatttaataacagtctatgcgagtcgtgaggatacggttttacaattccttgaatgttatttgtttactaccaaatgggacgagaaaatagaaggaaaaggtgtcccattttcccctgCCTCACTGTATATACTTGTACCTTAGTGAAAATATGCAAACTTGTATTCCGCTACAAGAAAGTTGAAAATTTGGCGAAATAAAACTTCCAGTATCTGCATATACTAAATACACAActgtaaatacaaacaacacaTTCACACAATTCACCTTTTCCTCCAAGTTTTCTCCCGTTTTCTCCGGAACTCCTTTAATTCTGACGTAATTCCTTCTCGAAGTTTCTGTGAGGTCTTTAATGGAGGCAAAATTTTCCTTCAACCCCGTGTCCGCAATATCTCTGGTCACCGAAACATTGTTGAACGCTGTCAACAAATATATGCTGTTCTCTTCAACTCTCCTTAACGCGGAGTCCGCTCGTATGTTTAACTGCTTCAATCTAAACTGCTTGTGCGCAAAATAAGTGAGTTGTATTAAACTCAATACAACTAATGTGACTGCGAAACCCTTACGCCGCATTTCAGTACAAACGGCTGCAGCAGAAGAAACGTAAAGTGCTTGTAATCATTATCAACGAACACCACGCAATAAATGCCCCAGGGTTTATAAGAGTAAAGTGCTTAAAATACGATACGGTTGTAGTTTCAAAGATTTAAAGCTAAAGAGTTGAGGTTCGAAACCAGCCTTAGTAAGAATAGTTTGGAATCGAGGTAGGCTATCTATCAAATTAATAGGCAGTAATTGAATATATGTTGGAAGTAAATGAATTGAACCCGTACAAAATTTGCAaatgtatagtaaggtgggggaagatgggacatatgtttattctcttttattgtcttatttagtagaaaacaaagaaagttcATCAAATTATAAAGCTATGtctccacgactcccataaaccgttgttaattgtttaaaacacgatcagaatatttaaacattatgtgataaaggtgtcccatcttcccccaccttattatattaaatatagccGTAGTGCTAAACCTAACATTAAGTATAGATTGcgattttctatttatttacaattatgTTGAAACTGTAAACCTATAATTCACATTTGGTGTTATAGTTAACGTTGAGTcgttaagtttaaatatattttgaactgTACAACTCTTTAGAATATTCTCGCAAAGCTAGTTTTTTGGTTAGCGGCAATACAGCCGGGGGCGTATATACATTATACCGCTGCGTCGTTTGAGGCTTGTATTGAACTGGTTGCTTCATTATGCGAGGTGCATGGCTGGCGTTTATTgcaggtaaaaatatatagagtTACTATATACGGTTaaagattgtattttaataaatgttatctGGCTTTTTTTGCTGTTAACTTTATACGTATaggaaatgtttatttataaggCGTGATTACAGTCGTTAGTGTAAcacaaattatataatatttagtgGGTTGAAGTAAGACGGTCcgtgttttttcttttttatcccCCCATGTtatagtaagcaaagaatatttaaagaactatataaccgtatcctcacgactattgtttgttcaaaacacgattacgaGATATAGGATATaaggggtggggaagatgggacacttttagcacatgatatccaaatatccgcctgatcgggttttaaacaatttacaacggttcatgggagtcgtaaggatacagtttttataaattttttaatgttcttggtttactatcaaataagacgaaaaaatagaatgaaaaagtgtcccatcttgtaCCAACCTACTATTTCAATAACGACTTTATATCCAGGGTTGCTGAACCTGAGTGCAACTATTGCCTACCGAGATGCGTTTTATTGCAGACCAAGTGACCTAGGCATATGTGCTTCCAGGGAGCTTGAGATACGAAAACAACATTGTGTAGCAAACAATGCAACGAATCCATGCCATACTATTAGCTCAAGTAGGTTACGAGCCGTTTACTTACAGGCAAcaattatttacttttaagtgCTTGTTCGTGTAAACCAATTTTTGGGTCTCGCATAAGATTAAACTATTTCTTGGGTCTTGCATGAGATTAAACTATTTCTTGGGTCTCGAATAAGATTCGATCTGATCTTTTATACATGTGTAGTAGCCTTGCGGCGATAACACCAAAACTCGTGTCTGCTTCcgagttatcacatatgtaactttgtaagtgattgtTGTTTGGATTAGTAATACTTACAaccaacccataagtgaccgtTGGTTCGGAGAAATTATCGTTATCTATGTCGCCCTTTGATTATCGagtcctatatatacatacccATATTTTGTAactctttttatttcttcagtTACATTGCACGACGCCGGGAAATACACGCATCTAAAGCACTGCGGTGTAACGATAAGCATTTGTCAAAAAGTGCAATTAAAAGCTGGGAAGTATTTATTGTGTCGCAGTGAATGTAACAAAGCtgtaaaaaatggaaaatattctgttttcaattttattttgttgtttgtcgTAACGTTtgtgatatatttataaattcttaAGTTTCTGGTTTGATACATACAAATAAAGCATTACaactatttgtttaattaagtttACATGGAAGGTTTAATGTAGCCAAACTGAGAAGTTTTATCTTCAATAAAAAAGCAGGTCTTAAATCCGTGCACACAAGAGAAATTAAAAGATATGCACCAATACTGCTTTCATAATACTTGAAAATCTCGCCATCTAAaccaatttaaaatgaatggcAATCCAAAATCACATAACACAATAAAATGATCACATTTGTATAGAACTACACTACTACAAACACTTGGCAGTTTGTGAAACAACAAAAGTATACAAACTGGatcatgataaaaaaaacatcatttttccGCGCATGGATCAAtaagttattaaatattttttcaataagaAGTTTATTTTCCCACCAACCCAT
Protein-coding sequences here:
- the LOC104265992 gene encoding uncharacterized protein LOC104265992 — encoded protein: MRGAWLAFIAGLLNLSATIAYRDAFYCRPSDLGICASRELEIRKQHCVANNATNPCHTISSITLHDAGKYTHLKHCGVTISICQKVQLKAGKYLLCRSECNKAVKNGKYSVFNFILLFVVTFVIYL